The following coding sequences lie in one Heyndrickxia oleronia genomic window:
- a CDS encoding YggS family pyridoxal phosphate-dependent enzyme encodes MKVVENLSIINEKIKAACERSNRNSEEIKLIAVTKYVTTERAQEALQAGVKNLGENRDEGLLNKWETIGNDAVWHFIGSLQTRKVKNIIDKVSFIHSLDRLSLAEEINKRANKQISCFVQVNVSGEESKHGISPENVVNFIHDLKDLENIKVIGLMTMAPLTENVEIIRQSFRGLKELQVKIQELQLDYAPCNELSMGMSNDYTIAIEEGATYIRIGTSLVGDEG; translated from the coding sequence ATGAAAGTGGTTGAAAATCTTTCAATCATTAATGAAAAAATTAAAGCAGCATGTGAAAGATCTAATAGAAACTCCGAAGAAATTAAACTTATTGCAGTTACGAAATATGTGACTACTGAACGTGCACAGGAAGCACTTCAGGCAGGGGTTAAAAATTTGGGGGAAAATCGTGATGAAGGTCTATTAAATAAATGGGAAACAATAGGAAACGATGCAGTTTGGCATTTCATAGGCTCTTTGCAAACTAGAAAAGTCAAAAATATTATTGATAAAGTATCTTTTATTCATTCTCTAGACCGACTTTCTTTAGCTGAAGAAATAAATAAGCGTGCCAATAAGCAAATATCTTGCTTTGTACAGGTTAATGTATCAGGGGAAGAATCTAAGCATGGCATTAGTCCGGAGAATGTGGTAAATTTTATACATGATTTAAAAGATTTAGAAAACATTAAAGTGATTGGTTTAATGACAATGGCACCTTTGACTGAAAATGTAGAAATCATTCGTCAAAGTTTTCGTGGATTGAAAGAACTTCAAGTGAAAATTCAAGAATTACAGCTTGATTATGCACCATGTAATGAATTATCAATGGGAATGTCTAATGACTATACAATAGCAATTGAAGAAGGTGCTACATATATTCGAATTGGTACGTCATTAGTTGGCGATGAAGGATGA
- a CDS encoding TraR/DksA family transcriptional regulator has protein sequence MCRNDDQLFYLLHDLKAELSAYETKDELIKDMINEELKDIHTALSKWNKGNYGKCEHSGDPIPKEWLETIPTLKSSDEWNQLWSYGKISIPYS, from the coding sequence ATGTGCCGCAATGATGATCAATTATTTTATTTACTTCATGATCTAAAAGCTGAATTAAGTGCATATGAGACAAAGGACGAATTAATTAAAGACATGATTAATGAAGAATTAAAAGATATTCATACAGCACTTTCTAAATGGAATAAAGGTAATTATGGAAAGTGTGAGCACAGTGGTGATCCAATCCCGAAAGAATGGCTGGAAACAATACCTACATTGAAATCCTCAGATGAATGGAATCAACTATGGTCATATGGGAAAATATCCATACCTTATAGTTGA
- a CDS encoding RNA-binding protein: MDNIYQHFRSEEKDFIDQVIQWKQFVEDRYAPKLVDFLDPRQIHILKSIIGNEQSVKYGIFGGNSDCERNRVLLYPDYYSPSPEDYQIALLEVKYPSKFVTLTHRQVLGTLMSIGLKREKFGDILCQNERIQFFIAKELLDYIKLEFRQIGKTSIQLLEIPLSDAISTGEVWQEIQTTVSSLRLDAVLSSVYNISRQKAQTLIAHGLVKINWRIVEQSAFICEEGDVLSARGHGRCKLLSFDGKTKKEKWRIKAGVLK; the protein is encoded by the coding sequence ATGGATAATATATATCAACATTTTAGATCAGAGGAAAAAGATTTTATTGATCAAGTCATTCAATGGAAACAGTTTGTCGAAGATCGTTATGCACCTAAGTTAGTTGATTTTTTAGATCCTCGGCAAATACATATTCTGAAGTCAATCATTGGCAATGAACAAAGTGTGAAATACGGGATTTTTGGTGGGAATTCTGATTGTGAGCGAAACAGAGTTCTCCTATATCCAGATTACTATTCCCCATCGCCTGAAGATTACCAAATTGCTTTACTAGAAGTAAAATATCCATCCAAATTTGTTACATTGACGCATCGACAGGTGTTGGGGACGCTTATGTCTATTGGATTAAAACGAGAAAAGTTTGGAGATATTTTATGCCAAAATGAGCGTATACAGTTTTTTATAGCAAAAGAATTATTGGATTATATTAAGCTTGAGTTCCGACAAATCGGTAAAACATCCATTCAACTTCTAGAAATCCCGTTAAGTGATGCAATTTCAACTGGGGAAGTTTGGCAAGAAATTCAAACGACAGTGAGTTCACTACGTTTGGATGCAGTTCTATCTTCTGTATACAATATTTCTAGACAAAAAGCCCAAACGCTTATAGCCCATGGTTTGGTGAAAATAAATTGGCGAATTGTGGAACAATCAGCTTTTATTTGTGAAGAAGGGGACGTATTGTCTGCAAGAGGACATGGAAGGTGTAAGCTGCTTTCATTTGACGGGAAGACCAAAAAAGAAAAATGGCGAATAAAAGCTGGTGTGTTGAAATAA
- a CDS encoding cell division protein SepF has protein sequence MGIKTKLKSFFLLDDEYEYTEEEKMDSEPEREQYTKPANQRQNVVSLQSVQKSSSSKVILFEPRVYAEAQDIADHLKNRRAVVVNLQRIEHDQAKRIIDFLSGTVYAIGGDIQRIGTDIFLCTPDNVEVSGNISDLIQHSEFDSRWS, from the coding sequence ATGGGGATAAAAACAAAGTTGAAATCATTTTTTTTATTAGATGATGAATATGAATATACAGAAGAAGAAAAGATGGATAGTGAGCCAGAGCGGGAACAATATACAAAACCTGCTAATCAGAGGCAAAATGTAGTGAGCCTCCAAAGTGTTCAAAAGTCTTCATCTTCTAAAGTGATTTTATTTGAACCAAGGGTTTATGCAGAAGCTCAAGATATTGCAGATCATTTAAAAAATAGACGAGCTGTCGTTGTTAATTTGCAAAGAATTGAGCATGATCAAGCCAAAAGAATTATAGATTTCTTAAGTGGTACAGTTTATGCAATTGGTGGAGATATCCAAAGAATTGGGACGGATATATTCTTATGCACTCCAGATAATGTAGAAGTATCAGGGAATATTTCCGATTTAATTCAACATAGTGAATTTGATTCGAGGTGGTCTTAA
- the lspA gene encoding signal peptidase II: protein MIYYILALFVIALDQITKMLVVKNMEIGESINIIEDVFSITSHRNRGAAWGILEGQMWLFYLITIIVVGGIIYYLYKYAKGKPLLGISLAFMLGGAIGNFIDRLIRQEVVDFLYARIIDFPIFNIADASLTIGVILLLIQMLIEERKSKEKTYGKNGTHHS, encoded by the coding sequence GTGATTTATTACATACTGGCTTTATTTGTAATTGCATTAGACCAAATAACAAAAATGTTGGTCGTTAAAAATATGGAAATAGGAGAAAGTATTAATATTATTGAAGATGTATTTTCCATTACCTCACATCGAAATCGAGGTGCAGCATGGGGGATTTTAGAAGGCCAAATGTGGCTGTTTTATTTGATTACCATCATTGTTGTTGGTGGAATTATTTATTATCTTTATAAATATGCAAAAGGAAAACCCTTATTAGGAATCAGTCTTGCCTTTATGTTAGGGGGGGCAATTGGGAATTTTATTGATCGATTAATTCGCCAAGAAGTAGTGGATTTTCTTTATGCCAGAATTATTGATTTTCCAATTTTCAATATTGCAGATGCAAGCCTAACGATTGGTGTGATTCTACTACTTATTCAAATGCTTATAGAAGAGCGTAAATCAAAGGAGAAAACATATGGAAAAAATGGAACACATCATTCTTGA
- the pyrR gene encoding bifunctional pyr operon transcriptional regulator/uracil phosphoribosyltransferase PyrR, with translation MSQKAIVLDQQAIRRALTRIAHEIIERNKGIQDCILVGIKTRGIHIAERLAERIEQIEGRPIDVGVLDITLYRDDLSKKNEDAEPEVKGSHIPSEINNRKVILVDDVLYTGRTVRAGMDALMDIGRPSQIQLAVLVDRGHRELPIRADFIGKNIPTSSSERIVVALEEVDELDQVSIYEN, from the coding sequence TTGTCTCAAAAAGCTATCGTTCTTGATCAGCAAGCAATTAGAAGAGCACTTACTCGTATAGCTCATGAAATTATTGAGCGCAATAAAGGGATACAAGACTGCATTTTAGTAGGAATTAAGACAAGAGGTATTCATATCGCAGAGCGTTTAGCAGAAAGAATTGAACAAATTGAAGGCCGTCCTATTGATGTAGGGGTTTTAGATATCACATTATATCGTGATGATTTATCGAAAAAAAATGAAGATGCTGAGCCTGAAGTAAAGGGTTCCCATATTCCTAGTGAAATTAATAATCGTAAAGTCATTTTGGTAGATGATGTATTATATACTGGAAGAACTGTCCGTGCTGGAATGGATGCATTGATGGATATTGGCAGACCCTCCCAAATTCAGCTAGCTGTATTAGTTGATCGAGGTCACCGTGAACTTCCAATACGTGCAGATTTCATCGGTAAGAATATACCAACCTCAAGCAGTGAAAGAATTGTTGTAGCCCTTGAGGAAGTAGATGAATTAGATCAAGTAAGTATTTATGAAAACTAA
- a CDS encoding YggT family protein, with translation MALIVTILLEAIKIYSYIIIIYIFMSWFNAQQSSIGQIFGRICEPYLEQFRRFIPPIGMIDISPIVAIIVLRLASYGLSQIYYWTI, from the coding sequence ATGGCATTAATAGTAACTATTTTATTAGAAGCAATTAAAATTTACTCGTATATTATTATTATTTATATTTTTATGTCATGGTTTAATGCTCAACAATCTTCTATTGGACAAATTTTTGGCCGAATTTGTGAACCCTATTTAGAACAATTTAGACGGTTTATTCCACCTATTGGAATGATTGATATTTCTCCAATTGTAGCTATTATCGTATTAAGATTAGCTAGCTATGGACTTAGCCAGATTTATTATTGGACCATCTAG
- a CDS encoding DivIVA domain-containing protein: MPLTPLDIHNKEFSRGFRGYDEDEVNEFLDQIIKDYEIIIREKKELEETLNSLNERLGHFTNIEETLHKSIVVAQEAAEEVRGNAQKESKLIIREAEKNADRIVNEALSKARKIALEIEELKKQSKVFRTRFKMLIEAQLDLLKNDDWDHLMEFEIDATELNLEEEMK, from the coding sequence ATGCCTTTAACACCATTGGATATACATAATAAAGAATTTAGTAGAGGTTTTCGAGGGTATGATGAGGACGAAGTAAATGAATTCCTCGACCAAATTATTAAGGATTATGAAATTATCATTCGTGAGAAAAAAGAGTTGGAAGAAACGTTAAACTCTCTTAATGAACGCTTAGGACATTTTACCAACATAGAGGAAACACTGCATAAATCCATAGTTGTTGCCCAAGAAGCGGCTGAGGAAGTTCGTGGCAATGCGCAAAAGGAATCGAAGTTAATTATTAGAGAAGCTGAGAAAAATGCAGATAGAATTGTAAATGAAGCATTGTCAAAAGCTAGAAAAATTGCTTTAGAAATTGAAGAATTGAAAAAGCAATCAAAGGTATTCCGTACAAGATTTAAGATGTTAATCGAAGCTCAATTAGATTTGTTAAAAAATGATGATTGGGACCATTTAATGGAATTTGAAATTGATGCTACAGAATTAAATCTTGAAGAAGAAATGAAATAA
- a CDS encoding RluA family pseudouridine synthase, with the protein MEKMEHIILESENNERIDKIISTLNAEWSRSQVQQWIKDGHVKVNGKQIKANYKCTTNDQIVIDIPEPEILDVQAEEMNLDIYYEDGDVLVVNKPKGMVVHPAPGHLTGTLVNGLMAHCKDLSGINGVLRPGIVHRIDKDTSGLLMVAKNDMAHEGLVNQLVDKSVTRKYFAIVHGNVPHDYGTIDAPIGRDPNDRQRMTVVDNGKQAVTHFRVLERFNQYTFIECELETGRTHQIRVHMKYIGFPLVGDPKYGPRKTLSIGGQALHAGILGFIHPRTKQYIEFEAPLPEEFEKLLIELKR; encoded by the coding sequence ATGGAAAAAATGGAACACATCATTCTTGAAAGTGAGAATAACGAACGTATCGACAAGATTATTTCCACTTTGAATGCAGAATGGTCCCGTTCACAAGTTCAGCAATGGATTAAAGATGGACATGTTAAAGTAAATGGAAAACAAATTAAAGCAAATTATAAATGCACGACTAATGATCAAATTGTCATTGATATCCCTGAACCAGAGATCCTTGATGTTCAGGCAGAAGAAATGAATTTAGACATTTACTATGAGGATGGGGATGTACTCGTTGTAAATAAACCAAAAGGAATGGTTGTTCATCCAGCACCAGGACATTTAACAGGTACACTAGTTAATGGCTTGATGGCACATTGTAAGGATCTATCGGGTATTAATGGAGTGTTAAGACCTGGTATTGTACATCGAATTGATAAAGATACATCAGGATTATTAATGGTGGCTAAAAATGATATGGCACATGAAGGACTGGTTAATCAATTAGTCGATAAATCAGTGACACGTAAATATTTCGCCATCGTTCACGGAAATGTCCCTCATGATTATGGAACAATTGATGCACCTATTGGACGTGACCCAAATGATCGTCAAAGAATGACTGTAGTTGATAATGGAAAACAAGCTGTGACCCATTTTCGTGTATTAGAACGATTCAATCAATATACATTTATTGAATGTGAATTAGAAACAGGACGTACTCATCAAATACGTGTCCATATGAAATATATAGGTTTCCCATTAGTTGGTGATCCTAAATATGGTCCTAGAAAAACATTGTCAATCGGTGGGCAAGCATTGCACGCAGGTATCCTAGGGTTCATTCATCCTCGGACGAAACAATATATTGAATTTGAGGCCCCATTACCAGAGGAATTTGAAAAACTGTTAATCGAGCTAAAAAGATAA
- a CDS encoding aspartate carbamoyltransferase catalytic subunit, which produces MCHLLTMSDLTNEDINEILQDAEWFWKGNTWTTPQKMYSVNLFFEPSTRTKCSFEMAERKLGMEIIPFETNTSSLHKGETLYDTVKTLEAIGVDLAVIRHNQDHYYRELIPNIRIPIINGGDGCGQHPTQSLLDLFTIKQEFGTFKGLNITIIGDISHSRVARSNMEALTKLGANVTFSGPPEWFDHSFSLGNYAPINQAIEHADVVMLLRIQHERHQGKSFYSAEQYHDQYGLTLERVNRMKNGSIIMHPAPINRNVEIADELVECKKSRIFKQMENGVYIRMAVLKRAVEHSLRGCLHELHN; this is translated from the coding sequence ATGTGTCACCTATTAACAATGTCAGATTTAACAAATGAAGATATTAACGAAATTTTGCAGGATGCCGAGTGGTTTTGGAAGGGAAATACATGGACTACACCGCAAAAAATGTATTCCGTAAATCTATTTTTTGAGCCAAGTACAAGAACAAAGTGTAGCTTTGAAATGGCAGAAAGAAAATTAGGGATGGAGATTATTCCTTTTGAAACGAATACATCGAGTCTTCATAAAGGTGAGACATTATACGATACTGTTAAAACATTAGAAGCGATAGGGGTTGACTTAGCCGTTATTCGTCATAATCAAGATCATTACTATCGAGAGCTAATTCCAAATATAAGGATCCCTATCATAAATGGCGGTGACGGTTGTGGACAGCATCCTACCCAATCACTTTTAGATTTATTCACAATTAAACAGGAGTTTGGAACGTTTAAGGGATTAAATATTACGATTATTGGAGATATATCTCATAGTCGTGTAGCTCGTTCGAATATGGAAGCATTAACTAAACTAGGCGCGAATGTAACATTCTCCGGTCCACCAGAATGGTTTGATCATTCATTCTCTTTAGGGAACTATGCTCCTATTAATCAAGCAATAGAACACGCAGATGTAGTGATGCTGTTACGGATTCAGCATGAAAGACATCAAGGTAAATCCTTTTACTCTGCAGAACAATATCATGACCAATATGGCTTAACTTTAGAACGTGTGAATAGGATGAAAAATGGGAGCATTATTATGCATCCAGCACCAATCAATAGAAATGTTGAAATTGCAGATGAATTAGTAGAATGTAAGAAATCTAGAATCTTTAAGCAAATGGAAAACGGTGTATATATTAGGATGGCTGTATTAAAGCGAGCAGTAGAACATTCATTAAGGGGTTGTTTACATGAATTACATAATTA
- the ileS gene encoding isoleucine--tRNA ligase yields MDYKDTLLMPKTEFPMRGNLPKREPEIQEKWKELNIYEKVQEHTKGRPLFVLHDGPPYANGDLHMGHALNKTLKDFIVRYKSMTGFNAPYVPGWDTHGLPIEQALTNKGVKRKEMSVAEFRKLCEEYAYQQVDNQREAFKRLGVRGDWENPYITLKPEYEAQQIKVFGEMAKKGYIYKGMKPVYWSPSSESALAEAEIEYKDIKSPSIYVAFEVKDGKGVLEANTKIIIWTTTPWTIPANLGIAVNPEIDYVVVSVNNEKYVIAKALLETVSEVLEWESPEIVQTVTGKELEYVVAKHPLYDRDSLVILGDHVTTESGTGCVHTAPGHGEDDFLVGKKYGLDVLCPVDDKGVLTSEAPGFEGLFYDKANKPITEKLEEAGALLKLNFFTHSYPHDWRTKKPVIFRATAQWFASIDKFREELLQAIKEVKWVPTWGETRLFNMVRDRGDWCISRQRAWGVPIPVFYGENGDPIITDETIEHISNLFREHGSNIWFEREAKDLLPEGFTHPSSPNGEFTKETDIMDVWFDSGSSHQGVLVERDDLQRPADLYLEGSDQYRGWFNSSLTTSVAVSGQAPYKGVLSHGFVLDGEGRKMSKSLGNVILPGKVVNQLGADIIRLWVASVDYQADVRVSDAILKQVSEVYRKIRNTFRFLLGNLSDFDPATDKVRYEDLREVDQFMLVKLNNLIKQVRNAYEGYEYSTIYHNVNNFCTLDLSSFYLDFAKDVLYIEAKDNEERRAMQTVLYECLTALTKLLTPILPHTADEVWGYIPGIEEVSVQLTNMPEYVEIPNAKELELKWENFLKLRDDVLKALEEARNEKVIGKSLTAKITVYVNDEMKQLLDSISENMKQLFIVSGFEVGGAIADAPENAVKLEHAAIVVEKAEGETCERCWIVTTEIGKDENHPTLCQRCASVVKESYENVQ; encoded by the coding sequence ATGGATTATAAAGATACGTTATTAATGCCAAAAACAGAATTTCCAATGCGAGGAAACCTTCCTAAACGCGAACCGGAAATTCAAGAAAAATGGAAGGAACTTAATATCTACGAAAAGGTGCAAGAGCATACAAAAGGTAGACCATTATTTGTCCTTCATGATGGACCTCCATATGCTAATGGCGATCTTCATATGGGGCATGCATTAAATAAAACATTAAAAGATTTTATCGTTCGATATAAATCAATGACAGGATTCAATGCTCCTTATGTTCCTGGCTGGGATACACATGGTTTGCCAATTGAACAAGCGTTAACGAACAAAGGTGTCAAACGTAAGGAAATGTCTGTTGCCGAATTCCGTAAACTTTGTGAGGAATATGCCTATCAACAAGTTGATAATCAACGTGAAGCATTTAAACGTCTAGGTGTACGTGGTGATTGGGAAAATCCATATATCACTTTAAAGCCTGAATATGAAGCACAACAAATTAAGGTTTTTGGTGAGATGGCTAAAAAAGGATATATTTATAAAGGAATGAAACCTGTTTACTGGTCTCCTTCTAGTGAATCAGCTTTAGCCGAAGCAGAAATTGAATATAAAGATATTAAATCTCCATCTATCTATGTTGCCTTTGAAGTAAAAGATGGAAAAGGTGTATTAGAAGCTAATACAAAGATTATTATTTGGACGACGACACCATGGACAATTCCGGCCAATTTAGGAATTGCTGTAAATCCGGAAATTGACTATGTAGTAGTAAGCGTTAATAACGAAAAATATGTAATTGCGAAAGCATTACTAGAAACGGTTTCTGAAGTTTTAGAATGGGAATCCCCTGAAATTGTTCAAACAGTTACAGGAAAAGAGCTAGAATATGTAGTAGCTAAACATCCATTATATGATCGAGATTCATTAGTAATTTTAGGTGACCATGTTACTACAGAATCTGGTACTGGATGTGTTCATACAGCTCCAGGTCATGGGGAAGATGATTTCCTTGTAGGTAAAAAATATGGGTTAGATGTTTTATGTCCAGTTGATGATAAAGGTGTTTTAACTTCTGAGGCACCTGGCTTTGAAGGATTATTCTATGATAAAGCAAATAAGCCGATTACAGAGAAGTTGGAGGAAGCTGGTGCATTACTTAAATTAAACTTCTTCACACACTCATATCCTCATGATTGGAGAACGAAGAAACCTGTTATCTTCCGAGCTACTGCGCAATGGTTTGCATCTATTGATAAGTTCCGTGAAGAACTTTTACAAGCTATAAAGGAAGTAAAATGGGTACCAACTTGGGGTGAAACACGCCTATTTAATATGGTCCGTGACCGTGGCGATTGGTGTATTTCAAGACAACGTGCGTGGGGTGTACCAATCCCGGTATTTTATGGGGAAAATGGTGACCCGATCATCACTGATGAAACAATCGAGCATATCTCTAATTTATTCCGTGAGCACGGGTCAAATATTTGGTTTGAACGTGAAGCAAAGGATCTATTGCCTGAGGGATTCACACACCCAAGTAGTCCAAATGGGGAATTTACAAAAGAAACAGATATTATGGATGTATGGTTCGATTCAGGTTCATCCCATCAAGGTGTACTGGTTGAACGTGATGATCTTCAGCGTCCTGCAGATCTTTATCTTGAAGGATCTGATCAGTACCGTGGATGGTTTAATTCATCATTAACTACTTCTGTTGCAGTTTCAGGTCAAGCACCATATAAAGGTGTTCTAAGCCATGGCTTCGTCCTTGATGGTGAAGGCAGAAAGATGAGTAAGTCATTAGGAAATGTGATCTTGCCTGGAAAGGTAGTCAATCAACTAGGAGCAGATATCATTCGTTTATGGGTAGCATCTGTTGACTATCAAGCAGATGTTCGTGTATCCGATGCTATTTTGAAACAAGTATCAGAAGTATATCGTAAGATTCGAAATACGTTCCGATTCTTATTAGGAAATTTATCAGACTTTGATCCTGCAACTGATAAAGTTAGGTATGAGGACCTTCGTGAAGTGGATCAATTTATGCTTGTGAAATTAAATAATTTAATTAAACAAGTTCGAAATGCTTATGAAGGTTATGAATATTCAACGATCTACCATAATGTGAATAATTTCTGTACTCTAGATTTAAGTTCATTTTATTTAGACTTTGCAAAAGATGTATTATATATTGAGGCAAAAGATAATGAAGAGCGTCGGGCAATGCAAACCGTTCTATATGAATGTTTAACAGCTTTAACTAAGCTCTTAACACCGATTCTTCCGCATACGGCTGATGAAGTTTGGGGCTATATCCCTGGCATTGAAGAAGTTAGTGTTCAGCTTACTAATATGCCTGAATATGTTGAAATTCCAAATGCTAAGGAATTAGAATTAAAATGGGAAAATTTCTTAAAATTACGGGATGATGTTCTAAAGGCACTAGAAGAAGCACGTAATGAAAAAGTTATTGGAAAATCATTAACTGCAAAAATTACTGTATATGTGAATGATGAAATGAAACAATTATTAGATTCCATTTCTGAAAACATGAAGCAATTATTTATTGTTTCTGGATTTGAGGTAGGTGGAGCGATCGCTGATGCTCCTGAAAATGCTGTAAAACTTGAACATGCAGCAATTGTTGTTGAAAAAGCTGAAGGTGAGACATGTGAACGCTGCTGGATTGTAACAACTGAAATAGGTAAGGACGAGAATCATCCAACATTATGTCAGCGTTGTGCTTCAGTTGTTAAAGAATCTTATGAAAATGTTCAATAA
- a CDS encoding solute carrier family 23 protein codes for MGRNPDIVLDIHDKPNKTQWISLSIQHLFAMFGSTVLVPLLVHLSPAVALASSGLGTLAYILITRGKVPAYLGSSFAFIAPLISAKALGGPGAAMLGTFFAGIIYGLVALLINKLGYRWLMRLLPPIVVAPVIIVIGLGLAGTAVGMAMYENPGAASQDLVYSTKHIVVALCTIAFIVISSTYFRGFLKLIPILIGIVGGYIVSIFAGLVDFSGVIQAKWIALPDFVIPFVSYEPKFSWEVVMLVVPVAIVTLSEHIGHQIVLGKVVNKDLVADPGLDSSLLGDGVSIIIASLIGGPPTTTYGENIGVLAITRAYSVYVIGGAGVFALAFSFIGKISALLSSIPTAVMGGVSIVLFGTIAASGLRMLVEHKIDFADNRNLLISSVILVIGIGGAFIRFTDKFELSGMALAAILGVILNLVLPGRPKEDEELDLFGEVEK; via the coding sequence ATGGGGAGAAATCCAGATATCGTACTAGATATACATGATAAACCAAATAAAACACAATGGATTAGTTTAAGTATTCAACATTTGTTTGCGATGTTTGGATCAACTGTTTTAGTTCCGCTTCTAGTCCACTTGAGTCCAGCAGTTGCACTTGCTTCAAGCGGACTAGGAACTTTAGCATATATTCTTATTACTAGAGGTAAGGTTCCTGCTTATTTAGGATCTTCCTTCGCTTTTATTGCCCCCCTAATTAGTGCTAAGGCATTAGGTGGTCCAGGAGCAGCCATGTTGGGAACCTTCTTCGCTGGAATCATATACGGTTTGGTCGCTTTGCTTATAAATAAATTAGGTTATCGATGGTTAATGAGACTCTTGCCTCCTATAGTAGTGGCACCAGTTATAATCGTCATTGGATTAGGCTTGGCAGGAACAGCAGTTGGCATGGCAATGTATGAAAATCCTGGTGCAGCATCACAAGATCTTGTCTATAGTACTAAGCATATCGTTGTTGCATTATGTACGATTGCATTCATTGTGATTAGTTCCACCTACTTCCGCGGATTCCTAAAACTAATTCCTATCCTGATCGGGATTGTTGGCGGATATATTGTCTCAATTTTTGCTGGATTGGTTGATTTTTCGGGAGTTATCCAAGCAAAGTGGATAGCATTACCTGATTTTGTTATTCCGTTTGTGTCATATGAGCCAAAATTTTCTTGGGAAGTCGTAATGCTTGTCGTACCGGTTGCCATCGTAACCTTGTCTGAACATATTGGCCATCAAATCGTATTAGGTAAAGTGGTAAATAAAGATTTAGTTGCAGACCCTGGATTGGACAGCTCCTTACTTGGTGATGGAGTATCAATCATTATTGCTTCACTCATTGGTGGACCACCTACAACCACATATGGTGAAAACATTGGTGTTTTAGCCATCACACGGGCATACAGTGTGTATGTAATTGGTGGTGCAGGTGTTTTTGCACTAGCATTTAGCTTCATTGGAAAGATTAGTGCCTTACTGAGCTCTATACCAACAGCAGTAATGGGAGGAGTATCTATTGTCTTATTTGGAACGATTGCAGCGAGTGGGTTAAGAATGCTTGTTGAACACAAAATCGATTTTGCTGATAATCGTAATCTACTGATTTCATCTGTCATCCTTGTTATAGGTATAGGAGGTGCGTTCATCAGGTTTACAGATAAATTTGAACTTTCAGGAATGGCATTAGCAGCTATTCTAGGAGTCATACTCAATCTTGTATTGCCAGGACGTCCAAAGGAAGATGAAGAGTTAGATTTATTTGGAGAAGTAGAAAAGTAA